The Lysinibacillus timonensis nucleotide sequence CTCATTTTGAAACCCCTCCGTTTTTCTTTGTTTTTACTATTATACATTTTTTACTTTTAAATTAAATAGTTAAATATTTTCTTTTTAAATTTAAAAATTTCTGATTGTAAACGGTTACTTTATAGATTAATATAATACTTAACGTTCGGTATTGAAAATTCTGACAAATGATTAATTTGTTTGTTTTATCTTTGAATTATTTGTAAAACAAAGAATGACGGGGCAAGGGGTGTTGGTATGTCCGATTATGTTTTGGAACTAAAAGGAATTACAAAGGAGTTCCCCGGGGTAAAAGCATTAGATAATGTTCACTTTAAATTAAAAAAAGGTGAAATTCATGCGCTCATGGGGGAGAATGGTGCTGGTAAATCTACCTTTATCAAAATTATTACAGGAGTGCATTCTCCAAACGCAGGGGAAATTTATTTGCATGGTGAAAAAGTGTCGTTTCATAACCCAAAGGATGCGCAACGGAAAGGAATCGCCGCAATTTATCAGCATGTTACGAATTTTCCCGATTTAACGGTAACAGAAAATATTTTTATGGGACATGAAAAAATAAGTCCTATTACTCGACGGTTACTTTGGAAAGAAATGCATGATGAAGCTAGAAGTTTGTTAAGACAGCTTGGCTCAACAATAGATCCTAGAGTTGAAATGGGTTCATTGAGTGTAGCGCAACAGCAAATTGTAGAAATTGCAAAAGCAATATCAACTAAGGCGAGCATCATTATAATGGATGAACCGACTGCTGCATTAACTGCTCGTGAGAGTGAGGAACTCTATAAAATTACTGAAAAGCTAAGAGATGATGGTGTATCAATTATTTTTATCTCTCACCGATTTGAGGATATGTATCGATTGGCGACCCAGGTCACTGTATTACGTGATGCAAAATACATGGGTAGTTGGGGTGTGCACGAGATTTCAACGGAAAACTTAATTGTTCAAATGGTTGGTAGAGAGATCTCACAAGTGTTTCCTGAAAAACATAACAACATTGCAGATAAAGTTCTGGAGATAAAAGATCTTGGTAAAGTAGGGTATTTTGCCGATATTTCTTTTTCTGTTTGTAAAGGAGAAATTGTTGGTTTAACTGGTTTAGTTGGAGCAGGGAGGACAGAAGTCTGCCAGGCAATATGTGGTATTGCACCAGCTGATAAAGGAGAGATCCTAGTAAACGGGAAAAAGGTGAATATAAGGAAACCGAAAGATGCAATGAATTTTGGTATTGGGTATTTACCAGAGGACAGACAATTACAGGGCTTAATTTTATCTTGGGATATTAACCGAAATATTACCTTATCTTCTATTAAAAAATATTCATCAAATGGATGGTTAAAACCAAAGAGAGAAGCATCGGTTGCAACGGAATTAGCTGAAAAGGTAAGCGTTAAAGCAAACTCAATTTTTGATTTAGTCAGTTCATTATCCGGTGGTAATCAACAGAAGGTAGCATTCGCAAAGCTTTTAACTGCCGATGTGGAAGTCATCATTCTTGATGAACCAACAAAAGGTGTTGATGTTGGAGCAAAATCAGCAATTTACGAGATTATTAATGATTTGGCTGCTAATGGATACGGAGTCCTATTAGTGTCTTCTGAAATGCCTGAAATATTAGGGCTAAGTGATCGGATAATTGTAATGAAGGAAGGCCGTATAGCTGACACTTTAACTAGAGAAGAGGCAACACAAGAGCGAATACTAGAATCGGCAATGGGTAACGAAAAAGCAAAGAATGATGAAGTTGTAATTCAAGTGTAATTCAAATGGTTTGGAGGTGTTAACATTGAACGAACATGTTATTCGGCAAACTGATGATATTGAGAAACGTACTATAGCTAGTAGTTTGTTGGCGAATGTTTCGAAATTTCGAGAACTCGGCTTAATCTTATTTATTGTTTTACTTTGTATATTTATTCAATGGAGAAACCCAAGTTTTTTAACGTTTGAGAATATTAATGATATGATCACAAACACAGCAATTCTTAGTATTTTAGCCTTAGGGATGATGCTTGTCCTTGTTACGCGTGGTATTGACCTATCCATAGGGGCAATCATTGCACTTTCAGGTATGATTTGTGCACAGTTAGTTAGCGATTTTAGTTTAAACCCTTTGCTCATTATCTTCATCGGGATTGTAATAGGAATAGTATGTGGAGCATTAAATGGATTCCTTATTGCAAAGATAGGTATTCTCCCTATTATTGCAACTCTAGCATTAATGAATATATTTAGAGGCTTAACTTATCGAATTAGTAATGGTGAATGGGTAAGTTCTTACCAAATGACGGAAGGCTTTGTATCTATCGCAACAGGTAAATTTTTAGGGATTAATAATTTGATTGTTATAGCAATTTCTATATATATCATTTTTTACTATGTCATTAATCATACCGTAATAGGTCGGCAAATCTATGCTGTAGGAAGCAATCCGGAATCCGCAAAGGTTAGTGGTATCAATGAAAATAAAATACTTATTCTAGTTTATTCAATATTAGGTGGGCTATCTGGTTTAGCGGGAGTTTTATGGGTTTCAAAATTCGCATCAGCACAAGGTGATACTGCAACTGGTTATGAATTAACTGTTATCGCCGCTTGTATACTTGGCGGA carries:
- a CDS encoding ABC transporter permease; translation: MNEHVIRQTDDIEKRTIASSLLANVSKFRELGLILFIVLLCIFIQWRNPSFLTFENINDMITNTAILSILALGMMLVLVTRGIDLSIGAIIALSGMICAQLVSDFSLNPLLIIFIGIVIGIVCGALNGFLIAKIGILPIIATLALMNIFRGLTYRISNGEWVSSYQMTEGFVSIATGKFLGINNLIVIAISIYIIFYYVINHTVIGRQIYAVGSNPESAKVSGINENKILILVYSILGGLSGLAGVLWVSKFASAQGDTATGYELTVIAACILGGVSIAGGAGKVSGVLLGALLLGILQNALPLLNVSPFWQTGIQGAIILIAVILNTLVKRTVDRNNLVRRKI
- a CDS encoding sugar ABC transporter ATP-binding protein, whose amino-acid sequence is MSDYVLELKGITKEFPGVKALDNVHFKLKKGEIHALMGENGAGKSTFIKIITGVHSPNAGEIYLHGEKVSFHNPKDAQRKGIAAIYQHVTNFPDLTVTENIFMGHEKISPITRRLLWKEMHDEARSLLRQLGSTIDPRVEMGSLSVAQQQIVEIAKAISTKASIIIMDEPTAALTARESEELYKITEKLRDDGVSIIFISHRFEDMYRLATQVTVLRDAKYMGSWGVHEISTENLIVQMVGREISQVFPEKHNNIADKVLEIKDLGKVGYFADISFSVCKGEIVGLTGLVGAGRTEVCQAICGIAPADKGEILVNGKKVNIRKPKDAMNFGIGYLPEDRQLQGLILSWDINRNITLSSIKKYSSNGWLKPKREASVATELAEKVSVKANSIFDLVSSLSGGNQQKVAFAKLLTADVEVIILDEPTKGVDVGAKSAIYEIINDLAANGYGVLLVSSEMPEILGLSDRIIVMKEGRIADTLTREEATQERILESAMGNEKAKNDEVVIQV